ttaagattttaataattagaattttagttaaataaaaactaGGCAAATTTGTGGCGTTTTTATtgcgataacttctgaaaatggtatttggaaagaataaattttatatcatttcaaaatttaaaaagttgttttaaacaacatttagagaaatatttgttgtattatttcgaataatacaTTACATTGACTCCCGGAAACTGAAtacgtttttattaaatatttcatcacttAATTTCATTCCATTGTTTACAGctaaaaaagaattctgtttaatatccacgtaatttacaaaatgaattaaaaaaagtgaagttacagaaCTGCGAAATTCAAAAGATAGATGAActgcatatttacttttttaacagCAGTAAAATGCCATGAGACTGGTCTCCATTAAGTTTTAATGTCTAATAATTTGATGGAATTATGAAGTCTCATCTAAACAATTTagctgaaattaaatgtaaactttATCTCCGGCGAATCAGATTATCTCCACAggtaactaataataaagatgaatgtgtatatgTTGGTGCTCTACAAAACAGACCATCTCGCCTACAActataaaatttggcacaaacatattttagaagacgggaatgtgcacttcgaagcgatttttttaaaagattttaattaaataaaaaaatttcgaattttttttataatttccgaaaatatgtcagcacaaaaatgatttttatggcattttaaaatttaaaagatttttacaatGTTACCATGATTTTGTCGTGTgactttattttttcctatttttaatgaatttcttaacaaatattttattttacaataacatatttaattgttgaagtgaaattcaaatagttttcattgcCTGGTTTGTTTCCTATTGTTGGTAAGAAAGCATGTAGTTAAAGCTTATTTCCTCATAATGTATagatcgttatttaaaatattcttttaatattctttttaaaattattatgcttaCAAATATGGGTTTTTCGtaaatgaacaataattttttaagcgaATCTAATTTTAAACAGTATTACTATGTAGTGTGCTATAATTATATGCACAAAGATATATTATTCTTATCGCttgaaaattgatttcttattttagaatacTAAGTGTTTTGctgaataagagaaatttttatacaatagctaagttaataaacaaattttgaaaaatattcttaagtacCCATGAAACTTCAGTGCCGAATATTccattgtctttttttatattttaaattaaaatctttaatttaatcaagaaagtttttgcattatttgaagtataaacacttttatttttttcaaattaaagttcacattttaggtgggatgaaaaaatttaagatgatTTGCATAGTGAGAAAAAcaatgtaaggcttctaaaatattaggtatttattaaaatttcaatgcaaaaatacTTCACTCAGTTAGCTAGCTATCAAGaagaaactagaaaaaaaaaaaaaaaaaaacatttaactaaaatttttaacaagcTCTTATCTTGGTGGAACTAGCTGATGgccaaaactttaattaaaaaaatatcttgaactgttccatttttatgttgttttatcccataaattcaaaatgtatgtatacgttaaataatgtttaaagaacAGATTCTCCGTATTCCAATCCGGCCTCTTTTGTTCAGTGTTTACAGCAAaacgattaaaaagaaaaataaatcactaGATGTGGATGTTAATGCCCTACAGGCCCATActcaaattttatatgatattctgtattatatattacaaatagaagaattttctctctatttttatatcttttacaaTACTTTGTTTTATAAACATAGAGATTTGATAGAAACATCGATTTTTGAGgttaaaattcgttttttaatgAACCTCTGCCAATCCCTTGGATCTGGTATCAGCCAAATAATTGAGAATCTACTGTGTCGATAGTACATATATCcacttattcaaatataaaatattagaaattcaagAGTTTTAGGTTCTTTGTTAGTCAGATTTATTAGTTTTGCATACTTTTTTTCCAAAGCAgagtattttctgttttatttcattgatgAGAAAATCTTTACAAATCATTACTTTGAAACATTGATTGTTAAACAGATTCGCGGAATCGGTGAAggtcatttcaaaataaacattccattttgttttcattcgaAATGATATACTTTTTTCGATTCACCTCTGCATTTCATTACAAGTGGTaaacatttaaatagtttttacatttatttaactttagaaaaataactaTTCAAAAGTTTCAAATTCTGTTCTTCTCGTTGCAAGgttaaaaaaatgcgtttaatGCGTCTTCGTTTCGCCCTCCTTGCCGGCGTCGCTTTCGCCATCATCTGGATGCTGCACTATGGAATGCTTTTGCTGACGAAAGATGTGTTCTCGGATAATCAAATCGAAGAGAACGTTTGGAAAGACGAGAAGGAGGGGCCACTGTCGTGTCGTCATCCGATTCTAGACGTTATGAATCCTCTGATTAAAAagtaagttagaaaaaaaaattttgtaaagtagTTCAAAGCTCTAACCCGAAACGTCATATGatgataatgtttttaagattaattcttttgtctattttattcttgaaagttACTCTTAATTAAAACAACGAtggcatacacacacacacacaaaataatgtattttatttcgtCGTAACACACGTGAGTATAAAAGAATCTGAAACAATAAAAAGCGCTGTTATGAaacatagttaaaattattttttaaactatgaagaataaagaaaaaaaaatcttatagaaataaaatgagtacaattgaaaaaagatttgatgtgattagtaaaaaaatagttttgttccgacttttgattaattttaaattaaaaatctgattaaaaccTTTTCTCAATGAGCAGctattaatcaagaaataaatgtcGAATTCGATAGTACTGGGTCTAATGATTTACATTATATATCGTCtcgaataatttttcattctgcaTATCGcagaattcatatttattattagtagatatatttatatttgccaATTTAACATCATTGACTAcctttactactaataataaggaaatgtctgtgtgtgtgcgtgttggaGTCGTATAGGCcagtcatttgacctacagctacaaaatttggaaCATTTACATTGCCGTGTGGAAATGTGCACATAGAAggttttatcatgtgagaacatgatgttattttgcTTTGGGGTTTCTGaagaattaaaatagataaaggtaataataataataataatatataatttttttaaacttttgttttcgatttttctagctgacaaaaaaaagttttggaacccgaccgattttgagatggcGGCGGGGGGAACCCATTGTTTTTCCAAATATCGATGCATGCgaaatctgatagtcacgtgattgtttcaaaccggtttaaactcgctaatgacttaaattaattaagacaaataatgacttaaaaaataacaatgttcttacatgataacttgaaatttgcgatagcagatttcgttttttctttctttttttaaaaattttaattacaaattataatttataaaaaaaaattttagaagagaattaaagttttaaaaaaaaagttaaagaaagaaattagtgttcagtttttttttttttttttgaaattttagttagtaattaaaatttctaaaaaaaaataaataatctataaataatacattcttagaaattaaaattgtcttaacTAGAAATTTAGTTAAGCTGAGTTTAAGCATTTTTTcgtgataactttcgaaaatattgctgcataaaaatgaattctacacTGATTCAATAattctgaatgaattaaaatacaaaattatctttttatttatgccAATTTAAAATCCGTGCATATTTTTGCTGAATCTTGACaatttgttaaaatactttttttgcttaattttcaattacacTGCTacgcaaaaattcaaatattctcattgtttcatcatttttattcacatgattccccccccccccccctttatattaagttaaggaagaaggattttgtttaatatctctgTAGTTTGCAAGGCAAATAAAAGAAACGAACTCACAGTATTGTGTAACTTAGACGAAccgaatattttcatttttaatagcactgtaatatttttggactATCTAGTGTAATCACGGGGATGAAATTATGCCTAAACGGTTCATTTATCTGAACACAAATATAGCCAATATTCCTGCAGAATCAACAAGTCGCTTGAAGCGACTAGTATGTAATAATGAGGAGTACAATGATGATAATTTTTGTGTATGTATGTGCTGACGTTCTATTGAGCAGACTGTTTAATTAATCTGCAATCAATAAATTTGGCATATTTGACTTAAAGGCAGGGCAGGAAGATTAATTGCGCAAAATGCACGACTGCCTAAGGCCCCGCAAATTTAAGAGGGTTCattcttgatatttaaaatttttattcatatttttacagtttaataaaaagatatttaattttgtactttaattCAATTATACCGAATTCAAAATCAAGTATTGTGTGAATCAATTTTGGAACACTATTCTAGAATTCCCATGAAACTAAAAACAATTTAGTTTTACATTCAAAAGGACaatgaattaataagaaaaaagaaagtcaATAATTCATAACTTCTTTAACAATAATGGGAGAAAAtgcaagataaaataataatgaatatctgTAACAACATGAAAATGAATGCAACAACAATGAATTTCATTAGATCAGtgaaaaaagatacaaaatatatttgacaatattttaataattttattaaatttgggaAGTATTAGCATGGTTATTTAACTTTTTGGATTTtcagatgatataaaaatcaattttaggttgtaatattttcagaacttgtcAAGAGATGTAGTAGAATTTCGTTGAatctttaattaatcaaaaatctaatcaaaatttcaaaaaaaaaaaaaaaacattgttacaaaaaatgtttttaaaacaatcgGCATTGAAagtttctattctttaaaatatgcttattccAAATTTTGTACTTTTAGGTTTAGCAGTATGTCTTATACAGtgtaaataagacaaaaaaaaagaaaaaagatatacatattttcttttattatagagacccaaaattatttaagtataaaacataATTGTAAGTTTTCTTTGTAAAAGTATTCAACAACTGTCAACGACCcaaaaaataaccaataaaaaccttataaataaaaatcatccttgaaaacaatttggaaaatataaatatgcgaAAAGAACATTTGTTAAAAGAGaacaaaggaaaataaatcaattacatCGTATTCAAGGTAGCAGAAACGGTAATAAATAACTTCAACGaatttttttcgtgtttttaatttacaaaataaccGTACAAGAAATTTTCGCAATTCCATTCAATTGAGTTCACCCAAGACACATTTTTCGCTCGCAAATTACAAATTACCAGAGAGAATTTCCCGAAAGAATGTATGTCGTGTTCCGGTGATTTATGAAGacataaatcattgaaaattattcgCGCTGCATTCGTAAATATTGGCCAAATGTGCAAacgaatttttttcctaaaaatacaatttagaaaTTGTTTCTTGAACTCGGAAGAGAAGTGTTTTTATAATGTCAAAAAGTAAATGCCAGAGAATTAATTAACGTCAGCATAACGATAACAGCAAACGTGCATTTGGtactttatttttaagtgaaaaatgcaatcaagattttttttttacgttttactAGACGTTTTATGTTAGTTTTAgggttattttcatttcaaaattcgtaCAGAAATTTTGTACACTAAAATTAGtctagtttttatttgttttacagaCTGTTTTTGTTAAAGAATAAACAAGAACTGGAgtattatattcatatgaatttttttaagtttcttttaaaaaaatgaaaatatgctgTCATTAATATGTTGTCTTgcttctgaaaaaagaaattgaaatttcataaatttcatatttcacatACTGATGAGTCATATCATGGAAAACACAAAGGTGTAGCAATTTTTCTCCGAAAATCACCCTCCTTAATGGttttctttactaattttaaGTAACATGACTGACTTTCAAATCGAAATTCCTAAATTCGACTTactcaaaaagaatatttaaatacaatgatTCATAAATCGTCAGTTTCTAAGATAATAATCATCTcgacgaccagctggttcgcctggaatattggttacatttgatttcatttaaatcgtaTAGATTCATGTCCATGATTTCTCCAAAATTGTCCGACATTaaaactatgttattttaattatattaaatttttttaattatctacatgaatctttctaatggagatagCCCCATAGCATTATCGCAccattgaaaaagtaaatatctgTTTCAATTATCGCCTAAATTTCACGATATTGTAGTTTTACATTATTTGTCTTGTAAAGACTTAGATATTAAcaatccttcttctttagtttttagcaatgaagaaaatcatataattaaGTATACTatgttgaaacaatgaaaacggtttgaatttcaggttaacaatataaattattgttggaaattaggaaaaaaatattttttataaattatgaagaaaaatatgcaCGATtaaatggtatcattaaaataatatttttatatatatattttgaaatgctgtAAAATGTGTGAGGTAATATTTCTTCGGGGATTAATTTTAAGGAGATTACTTTTTCTCAAAACtcagtttaatttttgtttaattaaaatttcaaaaaaatcgctcTTAAGTGCATCTTTCTattctccaaggtatatatgttccaaatttggaACCTggaggtcaaatggtctggcctagAGAGCTCCAATAAAcaaacacacactcacacacgttcatatttattattattattattaaagatagaCATTTTCTGGACTTATTTTTAAGGaagtttattttcagtttttctcaatatatttaatttatggctgttttaaatcattaaatcacTTTtgtaaaatgtagttttttttaaaaaaaagaaatttttagtgaatgaaaataatatattatctcttggatttatttataattccaatGTGGCGTTTCGCATTTTCTCCTTATTCgttacataaaaaaagattaccaaatcaaattttattataaatatttcttatatcgtTCATTACTTTATaaccaaatatataatttgaaagttaataaagaaaatgctttCTAACTCTCTTGACTTGATTTTCAATTATGCAGTGGGGGGTATTCTGTTACTCTTTTAATTTACTTGAAGAGTaactttactttacttttcagagtaaaatataataattgaaactgAATACGGTGTTTGATTGTGttgtagtcttttttttttccctcatgcAAAACTTTTTCACTGTACCACTATTTTCCACGAAAATCTGAAAACTATGTTTTCTCCCATTTTACAAAAACAccagatatttgaaaaatgtgtattggcaaatgtaaaaaataatgcctTTTTAGATCGCAAATGCTCAAATTTACTCTTAAGACTTCTGCAAGAATGCTTATCGAAAATCTGAATTACTTATTtggtttcgaaaaataaaatgcaagaaatcTGTCCGAAGAGATAATTGAAGTTTACTTGAgatcaagaaatttcatttaatctatGTAGATGGCTAAACGTGgcatataaaataagtaaaatttaaagaggtttcctaaaaatagcaaaaaatggtCGATTGTAGGTACACTGTCAGCATctaaaaaatgaatgttgaaaacgaatctttgtttatcaaaaatatttaatgcaagttTTGTCATTTATATAACTTTCCAATAGGAACACGTCGTGAAATGTCATCAATGCATCGCATCTCTATGAGCCTActtttttatcttcataaaaaattttggTCGCAaacatccatttttatttaaaattgcgttTTCCTTCTAGAAATCAATCTGAGATTTCAATGCCTTCTTCtcgaattacatttttaagacaatgcaatcaaataaataatattatgtttcataaatGTGTTCAAGATTACATACCTTGATTTTTCTAGAGtgattcctatttttaaaaaaattattattattacaggcACATTAAAGACATGGGAGAATTGAAATGCAACAGGGAGGAAGACTGGGTCGAAACTCGTAAGGGAACTGTATTTATCACCACTGATGCAACCAAGCTTCATGGAAAAATAAAGTGCAAACTTTCCTATATCGAGAGGGTGGACGATTTCAATATAAAGCTCGGAAATTCAGTAGAGTTAGTTTCGGGTAATGCACCTGTTAAGTTAGAACAGGATTTTTTTGTTGTGAAATGTGAGGGAGCAGACAAGAAGCTGTGGAAGAATCTTATGGCTGGAATCCACAGAAACGAAACGTTAGTAGAAGAGTTGAAAGACATCGAACCACCTCCCAAATCCATGAAACTAAATGTGATCATGTATGGGCTCGACTCCATGTCCAGAATGCATTTCATACGTAAATTGCCAAAAACATACAAATATCTTACAGAAAACTTGAAAGGCATTGTGCTAGAGGGTTACAATATTGTTGGAGATGGCACGCCTCAAGCCCTTATACCCATTCTGACGGGATCCACAGAATCTGAATTGCCCGAAACAAGAAAAAGAGTGAAAAATGCAAACTTTGTGGACATTTATCCGTTTGTGTGGAAAAATTTCAGTGCTAGTGGTTATGTGACCGCTTGGGCAGAAGAGCAACCGACTGTTGGAACGTTTACTTACAGATTAAAAGGTTTCAAAGAACAGCCCACGGATCATAGCATGAGGACGTTCTTTCTCAAACTGAACAAGGTCATAGGAAATCATCCTAAGCTTTGCCTAGGTAACAAACCTCGTCATACggtgagaaattattttatatttttataaatatttatttctatgaagtattttaaatgtaacaaaaagtCAGAACTGatcaatcataaataattatataaaatcactTTTTGATTTAACCTGTTCAGAACCGTGGTCACACGATTCTCCCTTCATATCACGATATCATATATGAGACGCACCTTTCCGAGTTTAGCGGAAAGATATATATATCATGAACTTTGAAAGATATATATGCTATCATGAAGGGAGAGGGGGTCGCGTTGTTGTTATTGAATATCTAATGGTAGAAATCTAGTTTAGTCTGCTGTTTTGAAGGTATGTTTGAAAAATCGAACCATGAGAGAAGTTAGTAATAAGAATATGGAAACTACATTCATTCCCTATATTCCTTTCCAACAACTTTTTCTTAGTCCTTGTCTCTACTTTATTAAATCCGCATGCCTTTTATATGCAGAATTAGGGCTTGATATGCAGGAATCCGATATAATTTTCGGTTTACCAATT
Above is a genomic segment from Argiope bruennichi chromosome 1, qqArgBrue1.1, whole genome shotgun sequence containing:
- the LOC129976938 gene encoding uncharacterized protein LOC129976938, translated to MRLMRLRFALLAGVAFAIIWMLHYGMLLLTKDVFSDNQIEENVWKDEKEGPLSCRHPILDVMNPLIKKHIKDMGELKCNREEDWVETRKGTVFITTDATKLHGKIKCKLSYIERVDDFNIKLGNSVELVSGNAPVKLEQDFFVVKCEGADKKLWKNLMAGIHRNETLVEELKDIEPPPKSMKLNVIMYGLDSMSRMHFIRKLPKTYKYLTENLKGIVLEGYNIVGDGTPQALIPILTGSTESELPETRKRVKNANFVDIYPFVWKNFSASGYVTAWAEEQPTVGTFTYRLKGFKEQPTDHSMRTFFLKLNKVIGNHPKLCLGNKPRHTIMLDWIRQFYDVYSDVPKFAFCFNSELSHDDYNYIGYADKDIENFLKYLGDSGILENTLLIVMSDHGHRFAPIRASQQGKQEERLPFFSFVLPPSMQEQYPQFVENIKKNKNRLATPFDIHATFLTLLHPDIPLKGQASSRSISLFSEIPKERTCQSASIESHWCACLSWSDMPTTAPLAQIVGNSVIQFINNLTQHQRDKCQELQLFKVMRLEKFIPNKDFLTFKKNADLDGRAGEFSDNTEVTEILYQVQLMASPSEGIYEAIVKYSKLDNTYRINEHEISRINMYGNQEHCIHDDYPELRKYCYCKIQLPTG